In the Streptomyces coeruleoprunus genome, ACGAGAAGCTCACCGGCCCCAAGCGCCTCGAACTGCGCCCCGGCGACCACGCCACCGCCGAGGCCACCGGCCTGCTCGGCCTGCCCAACGACGTGTGGACCAACGCGCACCGCTGGTTCGACCACCACCTCAAGGGCGCCGACAACGGCATCGACCGCGAGCGGCCGGTCCAGCTGAAGTCCCGCTCCACGGGCGGCTACGAGGGCTACGCGGACTGGAAGTCCGTCGGCGCCCACGAGCGCAGGATCACCCTCGGCGACGAGCACCGGATCTACGCCAACGTCGACTCGGGCGCCAATGGCGGCACCGTGCTCCTGTCCAACGCGCTGGACCAGTTCCTCCGGCTGCCGCCGGCCGTGTCCGTGCCGCTGGTGCCCCGCTCGTTCGCCGCCGTGTGGCAGTCCGAGCGCTACGCGACGACCCGTCACATCCGGGGAACGGCGAAGCTGCACACCACGGTCACCAGCACGAGGACGAGCGGCACCTTCGTGGCGTACCTGTACGACGTGGGCCCGCTGGGCATCGGCAAGCTGGTGAGCAACGCCCCGTACACCTTCCACGGCCGGACGCCCGGTGAGCCGTTCGCCGTCGACCTGGAGCTGTTCTCGACGGCGTACGACGTCCCGGCAGGGCACCGGCTCGCCCTGGTCGTCGACACCGTGGACCCGCTGTACGCGGAGCACAACCCGTCCGGCGCGCGGCTGACCTTCTCCTCGCCGCAGGCCGACCCGTCGTACGTGTCGGTTCCGCTGCGGGAGGAGTGATCTCCGGCCGCTGCCGCCATACGCTGCCCTGCCTCGGTCCAGGTGTCGGGGTCGGTCAGCGCAAACTTTCCATCCGGGAAAGGGACTTCACGCACCGACACGCACAATCGGGCATTAGCCGTATTTACCGACGAAGCGGGACAGTGGCCTCAGCCCTCGGACGCCTCGCCGTACACCTGCGACAGTTCGGGGGAACCGGTGATCGCCCAGTCGAGCCCGGCCTCCACCACATTGATCTCGCGGCCCGAGGCCAGCCGGACCACCGGCTGGCCGCCGGGCAGCACGTGCCAGGCGGCGCCCGGCACCGTCCGTACGATCACCGTGCCGAGGTACAGGCCGGCGTCGTTGCCCACCCAGGGCAGCTCCTCCGGGTCCTCGCGCCAGCGCGGCGGCAGCTGGTCGAGGGCCTCCAGGGAGCGTGGGGAGTCGTCGAGGACGACGCCGGCCTGCCGGCCCTTCGCCCGCAGCAGCGCGCACTCGGACAGCACGTCGGCCACCCCCTCCGGGTCCCTCTCGAAGGCGGAGGCCAGTGCCGGTTT is a window encoding:
- a CDS encoding DUF6278 family protein, with product MNIPFLDSWRKRRGDERKPALASAFERDPEGVADVLSECALLRAKGRQAGVVLDDSPRSLEALDQLPPRWREDPEELPWVGNDAGLYLGTVIVRTVPGAAWHVLPGGQPVVRLASGREINVVEAGLDWAITGSPELSQVYGEASEG